The Bacillus sp. (in: firmicutes) genome includes the window ATTGCTGGAAACAACTTCCGCTACTTCGAATCATTCTTTGTAGCCTGCGTTCTGTATTTTATCATGACATTTACTGTAACAAGAATTCTTCGCTTTATTGAACGGAAATTGGAAGGCCCTGATAGTTACATAATCGTTCCGGGAAATCAAATGCAAGTGGAAACCGCTGAGGATGCAATGCGCAGAATTGATAAATATGATGGGAATAAATAGGTGAAGGGGGAGGGAAAATGAAAAAAATAATTGATATTCAACATTTAAGCAAATCCTTTGGAGCCCATGAAGTATTAAAAGATATTAATTTTTCAGTTAATAAGGGAGAAGTCGTTTGCATTATCGGTTCCTCTGGTTCTGGTAAATCGACGCTACTTCGTTGTGTGAATCTGTTAGAGAAACCTAGTGGCGGCCAGATTATTTATCGAGGTGAAAATATTTTGGATGACAAACATAATATACCTGCTTACCGCCAAAAGCTTGGGATGGTATTCCAACAATTTAATCTATTTAACAATCACAATGTCTTAGGAAATTGTGTAGTTGGACAAGTCAAGGTTTTAGGCCGCACCAAAGATGAAGCTGAAAAAGTGGCCTCGAAATATTTAAAGGTTGTTGGCATGGACAAGTATGTGAACGCGAAGCCGAGACAATTATCTGGCGGACAAAAGCAGCGGGTTGCAATTGCTAGAGCGCTTTCAATGGAGCCGGATGTCATTTTGTTCGATGAACCAACGTCTGCCTTAGATCCCGAAATGGTCGGCGAAGTATTAAAAATAATGAAAGAGCTTGCTGAATCAGGCTTAACCATGCTAATCGTAACACATGAAATGGAGTTCGCTAAAGAAGTATCAAACCGTGTCGTTTTCATGGACAAAGGGGTTATTGCTGAAGAAGGAAGCCCAGAGCAAATCTTTAATAACCCAAAACAAGAGCGGACAAGGGAATTTTTAAAGCGGACTTTGAAAAATATTTGAATTTTCAAAAATTATATTGCGAAAATTAAAATAATTTAATATAATTATTCCTAATACCTTCTTCTTTATTCGTCTATGGGAATTTCCAAATTGCAAAATATACGTAATGGCAAGTCATCGAAAGATGTTATTCAAGACACAAAATTGTAAGGGTAAAGTTGTGTGGTAATACTAGCCAATGTCGAATTAACTCCTGTTTGAAAATTTAAAGGAGGTATGTAGTTTGGATTTTTGTGGAAAATGTCCTTTGGAAGTTAGCGGAATGAATAATGAAAATCCCATAGATGAGAAAACGGAGGAATGGTTATGACAAAAAAGAAATTAAATAAAGTAGTCTTAAAGACTATCAAGTCCCACATTAAAGAACAAAAACAATTGCAAAAATCTTTACTTAGAGAGGCAAACATAAGTTACAAATAGTTGCTTGAATGTAAGTGGAATGACTTGGATGATTATAAGAAGAAGGTGAAGCAGCTTGCTCATATTGGGTGGGCTGTTTTCTTTTATGGTATAATGTAGGGAATAACATCTATTTTTGGGAATATAGTAAAAATAGTGGTAAGAAGTTATACCACAGTGTAAGTTGGAGGATTATCAATTCATGCAGTTAATTTTAACATTTTTAATTCTTGGTATTACGATTATTCTTTTCATGAGCAATCGTGTTCGTGCTGATTTTGTTAGTTTACTAGC containing:
- a CDS encoding amino acid ABC transporter ATP-binding protein, which gives rise to MKKIIDIQHLSKSFGAHEVLKDINFSVNKGEVVCIIGSSGSGKSTLLRCVNLLEKPSGGQIIYRGENILDDKHNIPAYRQKLGMVFQQFNLFNNHNVLGNCVVGQVKVLGRTKDEAEKVASKYLKVVGMDKYVNAKPRQLSGGQKQRVAIARALSMEPDVILFDEPTSALDPEMVGEVLKIMKELAESGLTMLIVTHEMEFAKEVSNRVVFMDKGVIAEEGSPEQIFNNPKQERTREFLKRTLKNI